One window of Papaver somniferum cultivar HN1 chromosome 9, ASM357369v1, whole genome shotgun sequence genomic DNA carries:
- the LOC113308019 gene encoding GPI transamidase component PIG-S-like isoform X3, with the protein MEENSENQNSTEHLPKSDGEFDPKTMRKAKPGIKRLIMVLTVLSSFILGFPFLLKTIEIYRSPLPFHDIDSLSSTLQSNPLHIPCRFQVIYLGFDAEKKLGAQKLGFMISELMTKLTGGDPVCGGCGKDYAVSVTVASGNVCNQNLNDGDSCFWRCGMIDLSVNLNGNDEGIDEMFHSILSRNENCESSGGKVYSVVVVNKEDDDVDGVRVVVGKHRHAWLVGKVEEMGAVSSIANVFVKFFMNGGKEEGISKNEFMPVGADGRVVLSFSLLNANPQDWIYDWDFQKIDEDLLAPVVEALAPIANVTVESQVLYHTPKSSFSYWDAKLSSYVFRTKDLPFFVNSNEWHLDTSIAAGGRSKVLQFVVYVPSAEECPLQLQLPSGKISTTNGFISPMWGGVIVWNPPRCFRSSKSMQPQKHTLTSEDLQELLEVSLGQLRQLFGLKSNNLYVGESGMSSVLSSERGFTEWELDALSRQHTCFNLHSCATTLGSLSRLVQSLPRMIIKDEIGKQVKFSLEAANLAQTNASSGIYEASAVSSRQARALAEDAFFHPSIMSISYYSFEHCFAVYTNGDGINKSAQSISRGSPRQKQNNCVFDDFPCSKEKTKNTAN; encoded by the exons ATGGAGGAAAATTCAGAAAACCAAAATTCTACTGAGCATTTACCAAAGAGCGATGGCGAATTTGATCCAAAAACTATGCGGAAAGCTAAACCAGGTATCAAGCGTTTGATTATGGTCctaacagttctttcttcgttcATCCTAGGATTTCCATTTCTACTCAAAACAATCGAGATTTATCGGTctccattaccatttcatgacaTTGATTCATTATCAAGCACTCTGCAATCAAATCCATTACACATTCCATGTAGATTTCAAGTTATTTATTTAGGTTTCGATGCGGAAAAAAAATTAGGTgcgcagaaattagggtttatgattagTGAACTAATGACGAAATTAACTGGGGGCGATCCAGTTTGTGGTGGTTGTGGGAAAGACTATGCTGTTTCAGTTACAGTCGCATCAGGTAATGTGTGTAATCAAAATTTGAATGATGGGGATTCATGTTTCTGGCGATGTGGGATGATAGATTTATCGGTTAATTTAAATGGTAATGATGAGGGAATTGATGAAATGTTTCATTCAATATTGAGTAGAAATGAGAATTGTGAGAGTTCTGGTGGAAAGGTTTATAGTGTTGTGGTAGTGaacaaggaagatgatgatgttgatggggTCAGAGTTGTGGTTGGGAAACATCGACATGCTTGGTTGGTTGGGAAAGTTGAAGAAATGGGTGCAGTTTCTAGTATTGCCAATGTTTTTGTGAAGTTTTTTATGAATGGTGGGAAAGAAGAGGGGATCTCGAAAAATGAGTTTATGCCTGTGGGTGCTGATGGAAGGGTTGTTCTATCATTTAGTCTTTTGAATGCTAATCCACAAGATTGGATTTATGACTG GGATTTTCAAAAAATAGATGAGGATCTGTTGGCCCCTGTGGTGGAGGCTTTGGCACCTATTGCAAATGTAACTGTAGAAAGTCAG GTTCTATACCACACGCCAAAGTCATCATTTTCTTATTGGGACGCAAAGTTGTCCAGCTATGTCTTTAGAACTAAAGACCTTCCTTTCTTT GTTAATTCAAATGAATGGCACCTAGATACTTCTATTGCGGCTGGTGGACGGTCAAAAGTTTTGCAATTTGTGGT ATATGTACCATCCGCTGAAGAATGTCCGCTCCAGTTACAACTTCCATCAGGCAAAATTTCCACAACAAATGGATTTATATCCCCA ATGTGGGGTGGTGTTATTGTCTGGAATCCCCCAAGATGCTTCAGGAGCTCCAAAAGTATGCAGCCTCAGAAGCATACATTGACCTCTGAG GATCTCCAGGAACTCCTCGAGGTGTCCTTGGGGCAGCTTCGGCAGCTTTTTGGTCTGAAATCCAACAATCTTTATGTTGGTGAGTCAGGCATGTCAAGTGTTTTATCTAGTGAAAGAGGCTTTACGGAATG GGAGTTGGACGCATTATCTAGGCAGCATACTTGTTTTAATCTTCATTCTTGTGCCACTACTCTTGGATCTCTTTCCAGATTG GTTCAGTCACTTCCAAGGATGATAATTAAGGATGAAATTGGGAAACAG GTTAAGTTTTCACTTGAAGCTGCAAATCTGGCTCAAACAAATGCCTCTTCTGGAATATATGAAGCTTCGGCTG TCTCTTCAAGACAAGCAAGGGCTTTGGCAGAGGATGCATTCTTTCATCCATCGATCATGTCAATCAGTTACTACTCGTTTGAGCATTGCTTTGCTGTTTACACG AATGGAGACGGTATAAACAAGAGCGCACAAAGTATTTCACGTGGATCTCCAAGACAAAAGCAGAATAACTGCGTATTTGATGATTTCCCGTGTTccaaggaaaaaacaaaaaacactgCGAATTGA
- the LOC113308019 gene encoding GPI transamidase component PIG-S-like isoform X2, whose amino-acid sequence MEENSENQNSTEHLPKSDGEFDPKTMRKAKPGIKRLIMVLTVLSSFILGFPFLLKTIEIYRSPLPFHDIDSLSSTLQSNPLHIPCRFQVIYLGFDAEKKLGAQKLGFMISELMTKLTGGDPVCGGCGKDYAVSVTVASGNVCNQNLNDGDSCFWRCGMIDLSVNLNGNDEGIDEMFHSILSRNENCESSGGKVYSVVVVNKEDDDVDGVRVVVGKHRHAWLVGKVEEMGAVSSIANVFVKFFMNGGKEEGISKNEFMPVGADGRVVLSFSLLNANPQDWIYDWYKIRKDFQKIDEDLLAPVVEALAPIANVTVESQVLYHTPKSSFSYWDAKLSSYVFRTKDLPFFVNSNEWHLDTSIAAGGRSKVLQFVVYVPSAEECPLQLQLPSGKISTTNGFISPMWGGVIVWNPPRCFRSSKSMQPQKHTLTSEDLQELLEVSLGQLRQLFGLKSNNLYVGESGMSSVLSSERGFTEWELDALSRQHTCFNLHSCATTLGSLSRLVQSLPRMIIKDEIGKQVKFSLEAANLAQTNASSGIYEASAVSSRQARALAEDAFFHPSIMSISYYSFEHCFAVYTPFFLPVALHVLLASAKEWRRYKQERTKYFTWISKTKAE is encoded by the exons ATGGAGGAAAATTCAGAAAACCAAAATTCTACTGAGCATTTACCAAAGAGCGATGGCGAATTTGATCCAAAAACTATGCGGAAAGCTAAACCAGGTATCAAGCGTTTGATTATGGTCctaacagttctttcttcgttcATCCTAGGATTTCCATTTCTACTCAAAACAATCGAGATTTATCGGTctccattaccatttcatgacaTTGATTCATTATCAAGCACTCTGCAATCAAATCCATTACACATTCCATGTAGATTTCAAGTTATTTATTTAGGTTTCGATGCGGAAAAAAAATTAGGTgcgcagaaattagggtttatgattagTGAACTAATGACGAAATTAACTGGGGGCGATCCAGTTTGTGGTGGTTGTGGGAAAGACTATGCTGTTTCAGTTACAGTCGCATCAGGTAATGTGTGTAATCAAAATTTGAATGATGGGGATTCATGTTTCTGGCGATGTGGGATGATAGATTTATCGGTTAATTTAAATGGTAATGATGAGGGAATTGATGAAATGTTTCATTCAATATTGAGTAGAAATGAGAATTGTGAGAGTTCTGGTGGAAAGGTTTATAGTGTTGTGGTAGTGaacaaggaagatgatgatgttgatggggTCAGAGTTGTGGTTGGGAAACATCGACATGCTTGGTTGGTTGGGAAAGTTGAAGAAATGGGTGCAGTTTCTAGTATTGCCAATGTTTTTGTGAAGTTTTTTATGAATGGTGGGAAAGAAGAGGGGATCTCGAAAAATGAGTTTATGCCTGTGGGTGCTGATGGAAGGGTTGTTCTATCATTTAGTCTTTTGAATGCTAATCCACAAGATTGGATTTATGACTGGTACAAAATAAGAAA GGATTTTCAAAAAATAGATGAGGATCTGTTGGCCCCTGTGGTGGAGGCTTTGGCACCTATTGCAAATGTAACTGTAGAAAGTCAG GTTCTATACCACACGCCAAAGTCATCATTTTCTTATTGGGACGCAAAGTTGTCCAGCTATGTCTTTAGAACTAAAGACCTTCCTTTCTTT GTTAATTCAAATGAATGGCACCTAGATACTTCTATTGCGGCTGGTGGACGGTCAAAAGTTTTGCAATTTGTGGT ATATGTACCATCCGCTGAAGAATGTCCGCTCCAGTTACAACTTCCATCAGGCAAAATTTCCACAACAAATGGATTTATATCCCCA ATGTGGGGTGGTGTTATTGTCTGGAATCCCCCAAGATGCTTCAGGAGCTCCAAAAGTATGCAGCCTCAGAAGCATACATTGACCTCTGAG GATCTCCAGGAACTCCTCGAGGTGTCCTTGGGGCAGCTTCGGCAGCTTTTTGGTCTGAAATCCAACAATCTTTATGTTGGTGAGTCAGGCATGTCAAGTGTTTTATCTAGTGAAAGAGGCTTTACGGAATG GGAGTTGGACGCATTATCTAGGCAGCATACTTGTTTTAATCTTCATTCTTGTGCCACTACTCTTGGATCTCTTTCCAGATTG GTTCAGTCACTTCCAAGGATGATAATTAAGGATGAAATTGGGAAACAG GTTAAGTTTTCACTTGAAGCTGCAAATCTGGCTCAAACAAATGCCTCTTCTGGAATATATGAAGCTTCGGCTG TCTCTTCAAGACAAGCAAGGGCTTTGGCAGAGGATGCATTCTTTCATCCATCGATCATGTCAATCAGTTACTACTCGTTTGAGCATTGCTTTGCTGTTTACACG CCTTTCTTTCTACCTGTTGCCCTACACGTCCTCCTTGCATCGGCTAAAGAATGGAGACGGTATAAACAAGAGCGCACAAAGTATTTCACGTGGATCTCCAAGACAAAAGCAGAATAA
- the LOC113308019 gene encoding GPI transamidase component PIG-S-like isoform X4: MEENSENQNSTEHLPKSDGEFDPKTMRKAKPGIKRLIMVLTVLSSFILGFPFLLKTIEIYRSPLPFHDIDSLSSTLQSNPLHIPCRFQVIYLGFDAEKKLGAQKLGFMISELMTKLTGGDPVCGGCGKDYAVSVTVASGNVCNQNLNDGDSCFWRCGMIDLSVNLNGNDEGIDEMFHSILSRNENCESSGGKVYSVVVVNKEDDDVDGVRVVVGKHRHAWLVGKVEEMGAVSSIANVFVKFFMNGGKEEGISKNEFMPVGADGRVVLSFSLLNANPQDWIYDWDFQKIDEDLLAPVVEALAPIANVTVESQVLYHTPKSSFSYWDAKLSSYVFRTKDLPFFVNSNEWHLDTSIAAGGRSKVLQFVVYVPSAEECPLQLQLPSGKISTTNGFISPMWGGVIVWNPPRCFRSSKSMQPQKHTLTSEDLQELLEVSLGQLRQLFGLKSNNLYVGESGMSSVLSSERGFTEWELDALSRQHTCFNLHSCATTLGSLSRLVQSLPRMIIKDEIGKQVKFSLEAANLAQTNASSGIYEASAVSSRQARALAEDAFFHPSIMSISYYSFEHCFAVYTPFFLPVALHVLLASAKEWRRYKQERTKYFTWISKTKAE, from the exons ATGGAGGAAAATTCAGAAAACCAAAATTCTACTGAGCATTTACCAAAGAGCGATGGCGAATTTGATCCAAAAACTATGCGGAAAGCTAAACCAGGTATCAAGCGTTTGATTATGGTCctaacagttctttcttcgttcATCCTAGGATTTCCATTTCTACTCAAAACAATCGAGATTTATCGGTctccattaccatttcatgacaTTGATTCATTATCAAGCACTCTGCAATCAAATCCATTACACATTCCATGTAGATTTCAAGTTATTTATTTAGGTTTCGATGCGGAAAAAAAATTAGGTgcgcagaaattagggtttatgattagTGAACTAATGACGAAATTAACTGGGGGCGATCCAGTTTGTGGTGGTTGTGGGAAAGACTATGCTGTTTCAGTTACAGTCGCATCAGGTAATGTGTGTAATCAAAATTTGAATGATGGGGATTCATGTTTCTGGCGATGTGGGATGATAGATTTATCGGTTAATTTAAATGGTAATGATGAGGGAATTGATGAAATGTTTCATTCAATATTGAGTAGAAATGAGAATTGTGAGAGTTCTGGTGGAAAGGTTTATAGTGTTGTGGTAGTGaacaaggaagatgatgatgttgatggggTCAGAGTTGTGGTTGGGAAACATCGACATGCTTGGTTGGTTGGGAAAGTTGAAGAAATGGGTGCAGTTTCTAGTATTGCCAATGTTTTTGTGAAGTTTTTTATGAATGGTGGGAAAGAAGAGGGGATCTCGAAAAATGAGTTTATGCCTGTGGGTGCTGATGGAAGGGTTGTTCTATCATTTAGTCTTTTGAATGCTAATCCACAAGATTGGATTTATGACTG GGATTTTCAAAAAATAGATGAGGATCTGTTGGCCCCTGTGGTGGAGGCTTTGGCACCTATTGCAAATGTAACTGTAGAAAGTCAG GTTCTATACCACACGCCAAAGTCATCATTTTCTTATTGGGACGCAAAGTTGTCCAGCTATGTCTTTAGAACTAAAGACCTTCCTTTCTTT GTTAATTCAAATGAATGGCACCTAGATACTTCTATTGCGGCTGGTGGACGGTCAAAAGTTTTGCAATTTGTGGT ATATGTACCATCCGCTGAAGAATGTCCGCTCCAGTTACAACTTCCATCAGGCAAAATTTCCACAACAAATGGATTTATATCCCCA ATGTGGGGTGGTGTTATTGTCTGGAATCCCCCAAGATGCTTCAGGAGCTCCAAAAGTATGCAGCCTCAGAAGCATACATTGACCTCTGAG GATCTCCAGGAACTCCTCGAGGTGTCCTTGGGGCAGCTTCGGCAGCTTTTTGGTCTGAAATCCAACAATCTTTATGTTGGTGAGTCAGGCATGTCAAGTGTTTTATCTAGTGAAAGAGGCTTTACGGAATG GGAGTTGGACGCATTATCTAGGCAGCATACTTGTTTTAATCTTCATTCTTGTGCCACTACTCTTGGATCTCTTTCCAGATTG GTTCAGTCACTTCCAAGGATGATAATTAAGGATGAAATTGGGAAACAG GTTAAGTTTTCACTTGAAGCTGCAAATCTGGCTCAAACAAATGCCTCTTCTGGAATATATGAAGCTTCGGCTG TCTCTTCAAGACAAGCAAGGGCTTTGGCAGAGGATGCATTCTTTCATCCATCGATCATGTCAATCAGTTACTACTCGTTTGAGCATTGCTTTGCTGTTTACACG CCTTTCTTTCTACCTGTTGCCCTACACGTCCTCCTTGCATCGGCTAAAGAATGGAGACGGTATAAACAAGAGCGCACAAAGTATTTCACGTGGATCTCCAAGACAAAAGCAGAATAA
- the LOC113308019 gene encoding GPI transamidase component PIG-S-like isoform X1 — protein MEENSENQNSTEHLPKSDGEFDPKTMRKAKPGIKRLIMVLTVLSSFILGFPFLLKTIEIYRSPLPFHDIDSLSSTLQSNPLHIPCRFQVIYLGFDAEKKLGAQKLGFMISELMTKLTGGDPVCGGCGKDYAVSVTVASGNVCNQNLNDGDSCFWRCGMIDLSVNLNGNDEGIDEMFHSILSRNENCESSGGKVYSVVVVNKEDDDVDGVRVVVGKHRHAWLVGKVEEMGAVSSIANVFVKFFMNGGKEEGISKNEFMPVGADGRVVLSFSLLNANPQDWIYDWYKIRKDFQKIDEDLLAPVVEALAPIANVTVESQVLYHTPKSSFSYWDAKLSSYVFRTKDLPFFVNSNEWHLDTSIAAGGRSKVLQFVVYVPSAEECPLQLQLPSGKISTTNGFISPMWGGVIVWNPPRCFRSSKSMQPQKHTLTSEDLQELLEVSLGQLRQLFGLKSNNLYVGESGMSSVLSSERGFTEWELDALSRQHTCFNLHSCATTLGSLSRLVQSLPRMIIKDEIGKQVKFSLEAANLAQTNASSGIYEASAVSSRQARALAEDAFFHPSIMSISYYSFEHCFAVYTNGDGINKSAQSISRGSPRQKQNNCVFDDFPCSKEKTKNTAN, from the exons ATGGAGGAAAATTCAGAAAACCAAAATTCTACTGAGCATTTACCAAAGAGCGATGGCGAATTTGATCCAAAAACTATGCGGAAAGCTAAACCAGGTATCAAGCGTTTGATTATGGTCctaacagttctttcttcgttcATCCTAGGATTTCCATTTCTACTCAAAACAATCGAGATTTATCGGTctccattaccatttcatgacaTTGATTCATTATCAAGCACTCTGCAATCAAATCCATTACACATTCCATGTAGATTTCAAGTTATTTATTTAGGTTTCGATGCGGAAAAAAAATTAGGTgcgcagaaattagggtttatgattagTGAACTAATGACGAAATTAACTGGGGGCGATCCAGTTTGTGGTGGTTGTGGGAAAGACTATGCTGTTTCAGTTACAGTCGCATCAGGTAATGTGTGTAATCAAAATTTGAATGATGGGGATTCATGTTTCTGGCGATGTGGGATGATAGATTTATCGGTTAATTTAAATGGTAATGATGAGGGAATTGATGAAATGTTTCATTCAATATTGAGTAGAAATGAGAATTGTGAGAGTTCTGGTGGAAAGGTTTATAGTGTTGTGGTAGTGaacaaggaagatgatgatgttgatggggTCAGAGTTGTGGTTGGGAAACATCGACATGCTTGGTTGGTTGGGAAAGTTGAAGAAATGGGTGCAGTTTCTAGTATTGCCAATGTTTTTGTGAAGTTTTTTATGAATGGTGGGAAAGAAGAGGGGATCTCGAAAAATGAGTTTATGCCTGTGGGTGCTGATGGAAGGGTTGTTCTATCATTTAGTCTTTTGAATGCTAATCCACAAGATTGGATTTATGACTGGTACAAAATAAGAAA GGATTTTCAAAAAATAGATGAGGATCTGTTGGCCCCTGTGGTGGAGGCTTTGGCACCTATTGCAAATGTAACTGTAGAAAGTCAG GTTCTATACCACACGCCAAAGTCATCATTTTCTTATTGGGACGCAAAGTTGTCCAGCTATGTCTTTAGAACTAAAGACCTTCCTTTCTTT GTTAATTCAAATGAATGGCACCTAGATACTTCTATTGCGGCTGGTGGACGGTCAAAAGTTTTGCAATTTGTGGT ATATGTACCATCCGCTGAAGAATGTCCGCTCCAGTTACAACTTCCATCAGGCAAAATTTCCACAACAAATGGATTTATATCCCCA ATGTGGGGTGGTGTTATTGTCTGGAATCCCCCAAGATGCTTCAGGAGCTCCAAAAGTATGCAGCCTCAGAAGCATACATTGACCTCTGAG GATCTCCAGGAACTCCTCGAGGTGTCCTTGGGGCAGCTTCGGCAGCTTTTTGGTCTGAAATCCAACAATCTTTATGTTGGTGAGTCAGGCATGTCAAGTGTTTTATCTAGTGAAAGAGGCTTTACGGAATG GGAGTTGGACGCATTATCTAGGCAGCATACTTGTTTTAATCTTCATTCTTGTGCCACTACTCTTGGATCTCTTTCCAGATTG GTTCAGTCACTTCCAAGGATGATAATTAAGGATGAAATTGGGAAACAG GTTAAGTTTTCACTTGAAGCTGCAAATCTGGCTCAAACAAATGCCTCTTCTGGAATATATGAAGCTTCGGCTG TCTCTTCAAGACAAGCAAGGGCTTTGGCAGAGGATGCATTCTTTCATCCATCGATCATGTCAATCAGTTACTACTCGTTTGAGCATTGCTTTGCTGTTTACACG AATGGAGACGGTATAAACAAGAGCGCACAAAGTATTTCACGTGGATCTCCAAGACAAAAGCAGAATAACTGCGTATTTGATGATTTCCCGTGTTccaaggaaaaaacaaaaaacactgCGAATTGA
- the LOC113311843 gene encoding 60S ribosomal protein L10: MGRRPARCYRQIKNKPYPKSRYCRGVPDPKIRIYDVGMKRKGVDEFPFCVHLVSWEKENVSSEALEAARIACNKYMTKFAGKDAFHLRVRVHPFHVLRINKMLSCAGADRLQTGMRGAFGKPLGTCARVSIGQVLLSVRCKDTNGNNAQEALRRAKFKFPGRQKIIVSRKWGFTKFSRTDYVKWKSENRIVPDGVNAKLLGCHGRLARRQPGQAFLDAVAA; this comes from the exons ATGGGGAGAA GACCTGCAAGGTGTTACAGGCAGATTAAGAACAAACCTTACCCAAAGTCAAGGTACTGTCGTGGTGTTCCTGACCCAAAGATTAGAATTTATGATGTTGGGATGAAAAGGAAAGGAGTTGATGAATTTCCCTTCTGTGTCCACTTGGTGAGTTGGGAGAAGGAAAATGTCTCAAGTGAGGCTTTGGAAGCTGCTCGTATTGCCTGCAACAAGTACATGACCAAGTTTGCTGGGAAGGACGCCTTCCATTTGAGAGTCAGGGTACATCCTTTCCATGTCTTGCGGATCAACAAGATGCTTTCATGTGCTGGAGCTGATAGACTCCAGACTGGTATGAGAGGAGCATTCGGGAAACCCCTGGGTACTTGTGCCAGAGTTAGCATTGGTCAGGTCCTCTTGTCAGTTCGTTGCAAGGATACCAACGGCAACAACGCCCAGGAAGCCCTTCGTCGTGCCAAGTTCAAGTTCCCTGGACGTCAAAAGATCATTGTCAGCAGGAAGTG GGGATTCACAAAGTTCAGCCGTACCGACTACGTCAAATGGAAGTCAGAGAACAGAATCGTTCCAGATGGTGTCAATGCTAAG TTACTTGGATGTCATGGACGTTTGGCTAGACGTCAGCCCGGGCAAGCTTTCTTGGATGCTGTTGCTGCTTAG